The Tripterygium wilfordii isolate XIE 37 chromosome 1, ASM1340144v1, whole genome shotgun sequence sequence AAAATTGGAACCTTACAACTCATATAAATTGGGGCCTCTAGCACAAGGTAAATCATCTTGAACCCTACACTCTTGATTGCTAGAGTAGTGAGAGAGTTTCAAACACTCCCAACTAAAAAATCCCCAActtacttgagcgtcggagtgatTACTTAAGAACAAACTCGGGTCCTTATAACTTACGTTTTTCTCCTATATGCAGGAAGTCAAGGAGAGTTGATCAATAGTCATCTCTGACAAATAACCTAACCACTTGATAGGTTGGGAAGACCATATTTTCTTGACATTTGATGTATCACTAGCGTTGGGTACGAAGAACTAATGTTGTCACCCAAGTCACTGATGGAATCATGAAAATGACCGTTTGGGGACAATTTCTATCCCAACATTATCTCTATTTGCTAATCAACAATAACTATCAAAATGTGTGGGTTTAGTATTGCTAGTTCTTGGTTGTCCGATCGATCCCTTGGTGATTTACAAAGCTTAAATGACTTATTAATGGCGGATTATATATGGGATTTGTTGTTAAAAAATCTCTTCCAAGTTGTTAACTTGTAATGATCCGACTCAACCTTACGAGGAACTGTTCGCGTTAGCGTCGCATTCAAGGCTTAAATGTGACTTGAATACACATATGATTAGAGTCCCAATACTATGTTATTAGAGAATAACGTAGAGACCTAAGATTTTAGGTTTAGATGAGTACCTATTCTTGTATATTGACCTTGGCGTGCACTAGATTGCATAGCTAGTTAGCTAAAAAATTATGAGGTTCTTACTCGGATACCATAATTTATAATGATCCGGCTTAACCTTACAAATGATTCATGTCTCGACCTATTGAGTATTATGATTTTGTACACAAAAGGTGCCTCGCATAATTATTAAGAACAAGTCACGCCGTACATAGAGTCATTCAAGGGCTCCTACAAATTGACGGGTCTTTAATCTCTATTCGGACCCGATGAAAAAAATGGGGTCACTTATTATGAACTCGTCGAGAACGCTAGTAGAAGATATTGTAGGAGCCCTTGTCATCATAACAACTACTGGAATACACATGGGATTAGAGTATGAAATAGTTAAGTATGAGAATATTAAATGATTAGGGCATATGGTTAGTTttaataagcatatatatgtgCTCCCTTTCCGGACTACAATGAGCAGTAGAGATGcttaattatgtttattttggaCCTAAATGAGGCAGCAGCAATCCAACATTTTGGTTGGTTCAAGACTAAAAGCACTTATCTTTTCCTTAATGTTTTTGATTATTATAATTATGGAATCAATAATCATTAAAGGGATCTTTTGGCATAATTTTCTatcctttttcttttacttGGCAGCATTTTCAATCCCTTTTCTTTTACCCGGCATAATTTgtgattgttttttctttgcttaATTCGAGGAggaataatgatgatgatgattttgaacGAGAGATAAGTCGGTTGGTAATCGATTGAGTTGACATATATATGTTCAAAgtcgattccaatgaaaaacatatttccaaacgatatttaaaaaaaaagaagagtacgTTTGTGTGGGGGTGGTGGCATAGAAAAGTTTTGGTGACAATCAAGTTAGGGCTTGGATCGATTGTCCCCATTTGAGGTATCAAGCTTCCTTTCCCAACCTGGCCTCTTGCTCACCTTTATCAGCATCCATTACAGCTAATACTTCCTTTTTTTCCACTTGTGTTTTCACAAATATCCACAATAATTGGAGAACTCATCATGTTTAttccctttctttttattcAATAATACTAACAATTAGGTCATTTCATTGTAAAAGAGGGCTCGAACTTTGGGTTCCTTAACTGAGGAGTTGTTGACTGCCGTAACAATATTGCTTATTATCATCATGCCCAAAGCAAACCTGACTTAGCCTATCAAACCCTAATCCCAACCCCACAAATCCAATAAACATTTTAGAAATGAAGAAAGTTATACAATAATAATGTAGGGGTGAAAAGGGTTTGTTACAGTTggattttttgacatgaatataATTAACCAATCGAtcggttttttaaaaaaatatgtaaacttttttaaaaataaccgAACGATTCAATTATTCATCActttagttatatatatatatatatatatatatatatatatatatatatatatatatagacaataaTGAAGAAAGTCATGCCATCATAAAAAATAGCTAGACGGTGACACTAGGAGTGGATGAGTGGGGAACTCAACAAAATAATTTACTGGTAAGCATGCTGCATGCCACCTCACTATTTCATCATTCTTTTTTATTAATCATCGTAATCACATTCAATTATCATCATTAATTATACACCCGAGTCTagttagactgataagaatGGTGTGTATTATCCTGATGATCAGACTCTcccgttttaaaaaaatatatcattattaatttttttaatataaaccaaccaatttttttttcataaaaggtccttttcttttttttctctttatataTGACGAGCCAGACACATATACAGAAGTGTGTTTAGCAAGCAAGCGAGTGTGAATTTTCCCCTGTACGACGTAGCTTTGGGCGAAATTGAGTTTCATGGACGAGTCGTGGCGAATGAGAATGGGAATGCCGGACCTTCCTCGTAGGCGCTCAACGGAGGAAGCTTCAAGGCGGTCTGTCACCGAAACAGTTCTCGATGCAGACGACTTCTCCGACGTGTTCGGAGGGCCTCCCCGGACCGTGCTGACCCGCAAGTTCTCCGGAGATTTTTGCGCCAAATCAACATCTTCGTCTTCCGGGAAATCGTTCTACGAGGATGTTTTTCGGCCTCCGGAGTCGGATTCGAAGAGTAGCAAAAGCGGACGGAGCTTGCCGGCGTTCAGAATCCCGTCGAGGAACGAGGGATTCTATGGAGACGTTTTCCGGTGGGACGATGACCAGATGAGGTCCAGGGAGCGGTCCCGGTCGGACTCGAAGGCGAAGTCAAAGTCGAACTCGTCATCGGTGTTGAGCTCGGAAGAGCTGAGCCCTCTCCGGCCTGTACTTGGAGATGACGTGGCATTGAATTCTTTTGCTTCAAAGCTCAGGTACAGTGTTGGATTCAGATCCGACTGTTCAAACGAATTAActgtttcaaattttcttttctgctGCTTTGACCTTCATGccccttttattttgtttattttacttcggctttatttataattttatatcaggaaaatcaaaattttagaaattaggGAAAATGGAAGTTTTCATTATATTCTATGAAAAAACTTCTTAAAACAAATACCAGAAATTAAAGAGTTCGTCTGGTTTAATTTctgtattttcattttctgtttctgtttttcattttctgtttctaGAAAatgccttttttatttttaaaattttgtgttttatgtGATCTAAATTAGATTGCTTAAAGAAATCTTGTAGAATCCGTAGCTTTTCTATACAAATTGAAGAATCCAATTGGTCTAACTGAACCAAATTATATCCTATCTTTCATTAtctttttggtaaccgagaactCCCAATCCAACATACCCACCGGATAGTTAGATCAATCTAAACTCGGGTCGCCAACCCAACATCTTCCATGCTGACAACACATATAGATCAAAACCCGTGTGTAGAAAGACCATGCAATAAAATAATGTTGAACCTACTGGGGGCCTGAGACAGACGTGAgagttgaacttgtgacctcttaCATTTGCAAGGAATTTCATTACCCTGTGAAAATACACTTCAGTTTCTTTGTCGAACTCATGTATTATTTTCTTTGCAGTTGAATTGTTACTGAATTTAGTCAATTTACTGATTGTGGAACTTGGTTGATGTCTTTTTTTCTGTGTGGCTCAGGCCTATAAATGTCCCCGGTGGATGGAACGCAGCAACAAAGATGTCAGAGgagaaaccaaacaaacaagcaACTCCAGTTTTTCAATGCAACCCTCCTTCACCCATGGAAAACCAGTACATGGAGAGTGAATCCAACAACTTTAAGAGTTCCTATTATGGGTTTTCGCGAAGGAACTCTTCACCCGAAACCATTAGTATCGAACCCAATTCGTATGGAAGCTTCAAAGTATCTGGGGATGATGTAGAACTCAACTCCCCTGCATCACCCGTCTCTTCACTCTGTCAAGAAACAGAGGCTACAGGAGTGTGTTACAATAATAGTACAATGCCAGAGCAGGAAATGGAtcaagaggaagatgaagttaTGAGTTCTTATGTGATAGAGATTAATTCTGACCATAAAGAGACGACGGGAGAGGCAGTATCTGTCGACGAAGCGATTGCCTGGGCCAAGGAAAGATTTCAAAGACAAAGTACTGaaagacaagaagaaaaagatcaaTCAACTGAACTAGGAGGTAATGCAGTAACTCCCATATGATTTGATGACAAATTACTCCTAATCATAGATTATCAGAAATGATATTTCTTAAAATACTGCAGAAATGAATGGACCAAGAAATGAATTTTTAGACCAAGAAATGAATGGACATGAAATGTTGCACTCTTCAATGGTAATTTACTATTTCCTGAAAGCTGTTTATGGTGACTTGCagattcaatttcaatttaGGCAGTAGGTTTACTATTTCTGTTGGAATTTATGcaggaagaacaaaagaaatGGACAACCGACGAAGAAAAAGAACAATCAGAAAAAGATGTAAGAAGATCCTCATTTGAgttcacatgtttcaaatctcTGTTTGAAACATAGATGTGTTGCTATGCAAATGTAGGAAGCTTTAGTATATAGCCAAATCATGTAGGACAGCCGTACATTCCAGCAATTTACATCATGTCCCCTAAAGCAATCTCAATTATCAGAAGTGTGatggaaaattttcagaatAACTTTTAGTTATCAAGTGATTGTTAGCTTTACTATACTTACTAAGAAGCAATTATACATAAAAAGACAAGTAGATGCTAGATTGATTGATTACTATACTTCACCTATGTTTTTCTGTTTCCCTTTCCCCTATTTTTAGGGTTAATTATTTTGAACTTTTGTATACATTTACAGCAACTACAGATGGAAATGGATTTACTTAATGAAGATGTAAGGTTGTGGTCAGCTGGCAAGGAAATCAATATACAGTCGCTACTTTCAACACTACATCATGTAAGAAATCTAATAGAACTAATGTATGTTGTCTAAAACATTAATGATGGAATGCTAATGAATGGTCTTATATTTGGTTTGGAATGGTAGCAGATTCTATGGCCGAGCAGCGGATGGTATCCGATCACTTTAACAAGCCTTACAGAAAGCTCAAATGTGAAGAAGGCCTATCAAAGAGCAAGGCTGTGTCTTCACCCAGACAAACTGCAACAGAGAGGAGCAACACTCCAGCAAAAATATGTTGCAGAGAAGGCCTTCTCTATCCTTCAGGTAATATTTGAGTTCTTACCCCCTCGCCGTCTCACGGATTGCTCAAGCGTAgattaacaaaaacaaaactaaatagcATCTTCAAATTTCAGTATTAATAAGTTATTCTGATTGATGCAATGTG is a genomic window containing:
- the LOC119998971 gene encoding uncharacterized protein LOC119998971 isoform X1 — encoded protein: MDESWRMRMGMPDLPRRRSTEEASRRSVTETVLDADDFSDVFGGPPRTVLTRKFSGDFCAKSTSSSSGKSFYEDVFRPPESDSKSSKSGRSLPAFRIPSRNEGFYGDVFRWDDDQMRSRERSRSDSKAKSKSNSSSVLSSEELSPLRPVLGDDVALNSFASKLRPINVPGGWNAATKMSEEKPNKQATPVFQCNPPSPMENQYMESESNNFKSSYYGFSRRNSSPETISIEPNSYGSFKVSGDDVELNSPASPVSSLCQETEATGVCYNNSTMPEQEMDQEEDEVMSSYVIEINSDHKETTGEAVSVDEAIAWAKERFQRQSTERQEEKDQSTELGEMNGPRNEFLDQEMNGHEMLHSSMEEQKKWTTDEEKEQSEKDQLQMEMDLLNEDVRLWSAGKEINIQSLLSTLHHQILWPSSGWYPITLTSLTESSNVKKAYQRARLCLHPDKLQQRGATLQQKYVAEKAFSILQDAWATFISQDVFFNY
- the LOC119998971 gene encoding uncharacterized protein LOC119998971 isoform X2, which codes for MDESWRMRMGMPDLPRRRSTEEASRRSVTETVLDADDFSDVFGGPPRTVLTRKFSGDFCAKSTSSSSGKSFYEDVFRPPESDSKSSKSGRSLPAFRIPSRNEGFYGDVFRWDDDQMRSRERSRSDSKAKSKSNSSSVLSSEELSPLRPVLGDDVALNSFASKLRPINVPGGWNAATKMSEEKPNKQATPVFQCNPPSPMENQYMESESNNFKSSYYGFSRRNSSPETISIEPNSYGSFKVSGDDVELNSPASPVSSLCQETEATGVCYNNSTMPEQEMDQEEDEVMSSYVIEINSDHKETTGEAVSVDEAIAWAKERFQRQSTERQEEKDQSTELGEMNGPRNEFLDQEMNGHEMLHSSMEEQKKWTTDEEKEQSEKDQLQMEMDLLNEDVRLWSAGKEINIQSLLSTLHHILWPSSGWYPITLTSLTESSNVKKAYQRARLCLHPDKLQQRGATLQQKYVAEKAFSILQDAWATFISQDVFFNY